GAAACGGTGACCAACTGCAGCATCTTTAGAAGTAACGGGGCCTGGTTTGTAATAGTTATTGATGAAGTTGTACATAGCCCGGTAGTCACCGCCATCGCTGGAACGGTGCATCCAGTTAAATACAACGTTGTTTACAAAGTTGAACGTACCATTCCAACCCACTGAGGGGTTACGGCCGGTATTGTTCGCCCACATGTTGCGCATGAAGGTGCAATTCTCACCACCCAGGGTGCTGCCGAATGAGTGGTTATACGTATCCAGCGCTTCGGCAAAAATTGAGTTCTGGATAGTGATGTTCACGGTGCCCAGTTTTTGCTCGATGGCGCCTGTGCTGTCGTTGTACATGTGACGGTACATACTCATGTTCTCATCCAGACCCCATGAAGCCGATACGTGGTCGATCATGATATTACCAACGGGGTTGCCACCGATGGCGTCATCCCGACGGCCAACATTGGTTTCGCCACGACGGAAACGCATAAAACGCACGATCACATCGTGGGTGTTTAGCCATACCGACTCACCGGCAATACATACGCCATCACCGGGGGCACTCTGGCCTTCGATGGTGATATAGGGAGCACGAACGATAACCGGCGTTTTCAGGTGAATGATTCCTGCAACATTGAACACAACGATACGTGCGCCACCTGTTTCGCAGGCTTCGCGGAAGGTGCCGGGACCTCTGTCTTCCAGACTGGTTACCACAATCACTTTACCGCCACGGCCACCGAAGCTGTATGCGCCACCGCCCTCAGCACCGGGGAATGCGATAATATTTGCCTGGGGCAAATCGTATGGACGGGCCGCCCAGGGAATATAAGGTTTACCCTCTCTGGCTTCTTTTTCAATTATGGGTAATGCTTTGGCCCAGGCCTCATCAGAGGTTTTACGCTCTGCATTCAGCAGGGAATCAGACCACCGCTGTACGTCCTGAGGGATCTTTGGGTACTGAGCAAATACCGGCTGCGCCAATCCCACAGCTGAAACCAAAAGAAGGTTGCGAAATTTTTTCATTTTCATTAGTAACAATTTTCAGATCGTTGTTTTAACAGTATGAGAAACGTCGTGTTGTCGGTGTATTTTCGGGGTCCTTTTTAAAGGTTCAAGTTACATTTATTATTTACCAGACGGTTGATACACCTGTTAAAGTTGCACCTACTAAAAATAATATAGCTTTTATAATATGCCGAATTTAATTCCCTTTTATAAGTACAATTCCCTATGGCATTAAAACAACAGAGGGTACCTGTTAGGGTACCCTCTGGATTCTTATTTTTCATAGCAGCGGGTCGAAATTTTCACCCTGTAGCAACTGCTTATTGTCTGTAATCGAATGTTCCAGCTACGTTATTGTAATCTCCCCAGCCTATAGTTTGGGTTAACCAGGGGTTGGCACCTAAAAGCGCACTATTTAATCCCAAAATATAATAGTTCGATCTGAACAGCATATTAATAGGAGTTGAGCCATTTACGTCCCAGGGTTTGTCAAGCGGCGTTATTTGGAATTTGGCCTGATATAATGCCTGCAATGCGTCACATTGCGCCTGGAAAGTTGCCGCAGCCGCATCAGGATCAATTGAAATATTCTTATCTGTTGCAGTCAAAGGATCAGTTTTAGAACTTGCTGCTGCCGTTTTAAACTGCCAGTAATATCCCTGACGGGCTGTACCATTAAGCTTGGCTATTCCTAACATGGAATTGGTATTATCACCGATAGACGCGTCGTCGTCGTACAACATCCAACGCTGTAAATCCCAGAAACGCTTTCCTTCGTAAGCCAATTCAACCTGACGCTCATACAGGCAGGCTTCCAAAGCAGCATATTTGCTACCAGGAGTTCCTATACCATAATTGTTTGCACTGGCAGTTGCCGGATATACACGTTGACGGATCTTAACGAGGTAATTAACACAATTAGCCACATCACCTTTAGCGGCATAACACTCAGCTATATTCAGTAATAATTCACCATAGCGGAAGTCATAGATATCAGTGCCTGAATTGACAAAAGCTGTACTGTCGGCGCCGACATTGGAACCTTTACGAACCACTGCCGGACTGTTTGTTGAGTTACCGCCATTAGCTCCGGGGTAACCAATATTATTGGATGCATCTTTCCATCTGTAGATCCAGGCTACTTTACTGGCATTAGATTTTAACCCCCATTTACATCCTGAAAAAGCAAAGGTGCGATAGAAACGGGGATCTCTTTTCTGAAAAAAGAAAGTATCGTTGTAATTAACACCAATAACAGGACGGGTTCCATCATTCATGGGAAACAGATCGAGCATACCTTTGGGAACGGAAATACCGCCACCACCGTTATAGTCTTTTAACCTGACTGCATTTTCCCAGCCATTATTTACACCGACAGATCCGGCTGTAGCATTGGAAAGCAGTACTGTAAAGATGGCCTCCCCATTATTGGCATTTGCTTCGTTGTCAAATGCAGTAAACATATTGCCCCAACTTTGCGCGGTTTTGACTGTAGTTCCATACCCGTTTGCAGTTAACAGCTGTTCAGCCTGCACACCGGCATCCAACGCTTTTTGCCAGCGGGTATCACCCGGATTGTCCCAGTTTTTATTAAACAAAGGGCTTGCGGCGGTCAACAGCACCCGGCTTTTCATGGCCACTGCAACACCAGCTGTAAATCTGCCAAAATCTGTTTGCGCAGAAGTCCATTTCCAGGGTAATAAGGCCGCAGCTGAATCCAGGTCCTTTGCGATCTGGTCAAAGATCTCTGACGATTTAGCGCGGGGTAATTTAATAGTCGGATCATCGATACTGGCATCCTGCACCTCTAAAACCAGTGGAACGCCGCCGTACACACGAACAAGATCAAAATATTGCAGCGCCCGGAACATATACATTTGTCCTTTGGCTGTTTTTTTGAATGCATCAGTAAGCCCCGAAGCAGAACCGCCATCTATTTTTTCAAGCAAAAAATTTGCAAAACGGATGCGAGTAAAAGGCTCATTTTGTACGTTATCAGGCGCTTTGGTGGCATAATAAGTATCACCCTGTGTGGCCAGGTTTAAATTTTTATTAGGATCTGTGTAGTAGACGTTGCCACCCAGTTCTTCAGTACTGCCAGATCTGTTACTTTCCCAACTCCCCACCAACACCTTTCTGGGATCGTTATCACCACCAAAATAATAATTATACATTCTGTCGATGTATGAACCAGTCAGGATCTCGCTTTGAAACATGGTCTCATCGAACTTATCATAGCTCTTCATGTCTTCCAGGAACTTCTTATTACATCCTGCCGCAGCCATCACCGCAACAATGAAGAACAAAAGATATGCTATTTTATTTTTCATATTACAATATAATCAGTTAACAAATTGGTTAGAACCCTAAGTTTACGCCCAGCGCCCATGTACGCAATGTTGGATAAGAAATAGTTAAGTTATCATACATATTGCGGTAATGATGTGGATAAGGATTATAGAAATCCCACAAATTATTACCAGACAGGTATAACCTGGCGTTATCAAGACGGGCCCTTTTCACCAAATTTTTAGGCAGCGTATAGCCAATACTCATCGTACGCACATACATGCGGAAAGAAGGTACTTTCCAGAAAGCAGCGTCTGAACTGGTGCCACCAAAATCAGCATTTACCATGTTTGGATATTTACCATTAGGGTTATCTGTTGAATCATACATATAATTCGCGAGGATCGACTGCGCCCAGATAGCGCCGGCAGTACTGCTGGTTGAGTTTCTTATCCAATCGATGGTGTTATAGCCACCCCATGAAGTAGCAATCTGTGCCTGTAAAGTAATTCCTTTATAGGCAAAATTCAGGTTGGTACTGATACCATAGGTCCTGTTGTCTTTTTTCAACAGATCATAGTCCTGTGTTGAACCCTCAATATTGCCATTTGGCCCGCCATAAGTTCCGTCTGCATTGATCGCACCACGGATATCCTGGTAGGCGACCATCCCTTTTTTCATCCCGGCTTTTGTTGAAATACCATTGTATCCAGGCGCAGCGCCGGCAACACCTGATTTGTTGGCGTTATCTGTAAGGTACTGCCAGTAATTATTGATGTCATCGTCTGTACGTAAGATCCCATCGCCGGTTGAAGTATTTTTCCATACTCTAAGTCCATAGACAGGAATGTTAGTACTTGAATTACCAACCTGTTTTCTTGTTGCCATATCAGCAGGATACTTGATTGCCTGATCGAAGTATTTGGTAGTTTTATTGTCGCCGATACCAAAGTTCATGCTGATTGAATAATCAACCTTATTGGCGATCCTGTCTTTCCAGGTAACGGTGATCTCCTCACCCCAGGCATTGGCATTTGAATAGTTTTGTTCAGCAAATCCACCACCCACTGACCAGGGTACTCCCAGCGCTCCCGTCATTAAGGTAAGCAGGTTGGAGTAGTTATTCCAGTACTTGTCGATATTTACAGACAGGCGATTTTTTAACAAACTGAAATCAAGACCCAGGTTATGCTGAACGTTTTTATCCCATTTAATGTCCGGATTTGGCACCACTTCGGGTGTTACACCATTTGTAAACTGTCCACCATTGGAACCAAAGCCAATTCCAGTACCGGGTAAGATAGTATACGTCTGCAGCCATTTCCAGGGTTT
The Niastella koreensis GR20-10 genome window above contains:
- a CDS encoding polysaccharide lyase, whose product is MKMKKFRNLLLVSAVGLAQPVFAQYPKIPQDVQRWSDSLLNAERKTSDEAWAKALPIIEKEAREGKPYIPWAARPYDLPQANIIAFPGAEGGGAYSFGGRGGKVIVVTSLEDRGPGTFREACETGGARIVVFNVAGIIHLKTPVIVRAPYITIEGQSAPGDGVCIAGESVWLNTHDVIVRFMRFRRGETNVGRRDDAIGGNPVGNIMIDHVSASWGLDENMSMYRHMYNDSTGAIEQKLGTVNITIQNSIFAEALDTYNHSFGSTLGGENCTFMRNMWANNTGRNPSVGWNGTFNFVNNVVFNWMHRSSDGGDYRAMYNFINNYYKPGPVTSKDAAVGHRFLKPESGRSKLKEKVYGRCYVNGNVMEGYPEITKNNWAGGVQVEEMKDAGEYTDFIKVNEPLPMPKITMVSANEAYGYVVKNAGALLPKRDAVDVRVAEQVRTGKITYKEGVPLPATQFEHRKLPIDSYKSGIITDPIQVGGYPEYKGTPYKDSDNDGMPDDYEIKHGLNPKNAADASQYKTKGGYTNIEVYLNSLVPMAIERPEVSKTNTAKR
- a CDS encoding RagB/SusD family nutrient uptake outer membrane protein, producing the protein MKNKIAYLLFFIVAVMAAAGCNKKFLEDMKSYDKFDETMFQSEILTGSYIDRMYNYYFGGDNDPRKVLVGSWESNRSGSTEELGGNVYYTDPNKNLNLATQGDTYYATKAPDNVQNEPFTRIRFANFLLEKIDGGSASGLTDAFKKTAKGQMYMFRALQYFDLVRVYGGVPLVLEVQDASIDDPTIKLPRAKSSEIFDQIAKDLDSAAALLPWKWTSAQTDFGRFTAGVAVAMKSRVLLTAASPLFNKNWDNPGDTRWQKALDAGVQAEQLLTANGYGTTVKTAQSWGNMFTAFDNEANANNGEAIFTVLLSNATAGSVGVNNGWENAVRLKDYNGGGGISVPKGMLDLFPMNDGTRPVIGVNYNDTFFFQKRDPRFYRTFAFSGCKWGLKSNASKVAWIYRWKDASNNIGYPGANGGNSTNSPAVVRKGSNVGADSTAFVNSGTDIYDFRYGELLLNIAECYAAKGDVANCVNYLVKIRQRVYPATASANNYGIGTPGSKYAALEACLYERQVELAYEGKRFWDLQRWMLYDDDASIGDNTNSMLGIAKLNGTARQGYYWQFKTAAASSKTDPLTATDKNISIDPDAAAATFQAQCDALQALYQAKFQITPLDKPWDVNGSTPINMLFRSNYYILGLNSALLGANPWLTQTIGWGDYNNVAGTFDYRQ